The following proteins come from a genomic window of Terribacillus aidingensis:
- a CDS encoding SDR family oxidoreductase, with the protein MNEQKVAVITGGGSGLGQAAALRLAEEGIAISVVDVSEAAGKETVRLIEEKGSKAIFIKSDVSKAEEVKHYVDKTVEAFGTIDMFYNNAGISGPGVKFVDNTIEQIDMVLGINLNGALYGLKYVLEVMLANGGGRIVNTSSTAGVVGQATVGTYSATKHAMVGITKTLAAEYAEQGIVVNAIAPGTTETPMVREYKEKNPDAFKNATEPIPQKRLGQPEEVAELVTFLLTGKAPYINGVVVPIDGGFTAI; encoded by the coding sequence ATGAATGAGCAGAAAGTAGCAGTCATCACAGGAGGCGGCAGTGGTCTTGGACAAGCAGCAGCATTGCGACTGGCAGAAGAAGGTATCGCAATCAGTGTCGTTGACGTTTCTGAGGCAGCCGGTAAAGAGACGGTTCGCTTAATAGAAGAGAAAGGGTCAAAAGCTATTTTCATCAAATCGGATGTAAGCAAGGCAGAAGAAGTGAAACATTATGTAGATAAAACGGTCGAGGCATTTGGTACTATCGATATGTTCTATAATAATGCAGGTATTTCTGGTCCTGGCGTAAAATTCGTGGATAATACGATTGAGCAAATCGATATGGTATTAGGAATTAATCTAAACGGCGCCCTTTACGGGTTGAAATATGTATTGGAAGTAATGCTTGCTAATGGCGGCGGGCGAATTGTCAACACGTCATCCACAGCAGGTGTTGTAGGACAAGCCACAGTTGGTACATATTCAGCTACGAAGCATGCAATGGTTGGGATTACGAAAACGTTGGCTGCTGAGTATGCCGAGCAAGGCATTGTAGTAAATGCAATTGCTCCAGGTACGACAGAAACGCCAATGGTTCGAGAATACAAGGAAAAGAATCCTGATGCATTCAAAAATGCGACAGAACCGATTCCGCAGAAGCGCCTTGGCCAGCCGGAGGAAGTAGCAGAGCTTGTCACATTCCTATTGACTGGTAAAGCACCTTATATTAATGGTGTAGTTGTACCGATCGATGGCGGATTTACTGCAATTTAA
- a CDS encoding SDR family oxidoreductase: MKRFDDKVVLITGGGSGLGRAAALQVAKEGAKLSLVDLSEKGMEETKQEILAVAPEADVLTIVANCANEPEVEAYVKQTIDQFGKIDSFFNNAGVEGTQNLTEEYPVDEFERVVNINLNGVFYGMRHVLKVMKEQGYGSVVNTASVGGIRGIGNQSGYAASKHGVVGLTKNSGIEYGQFGVSIKAIAPGAIMTPMVEGSLRQLGGDNWEEAGKEFVSVNPMKRFGKPEEVGYLVAFLLSDQANFINATVVPIDGGQSYKY; the protein is encoded by the coding sequence ATGAAACGTTTTGACGATAAAGTAGTATTGATTACAGGTGGGGGTTCTGGATTAGGACGCGCAGCAGCTTTGCAAGTAGCAAAAGAAGGTGCAAAGCTTTCTCTTGTTGATTTGAGTGAAAAAGGTATGGAAGAAACGAAGCAGGAAATATTGGCTGTAGCCCCTGAAGCAGATGTTCTTACGATTGTGGCAAACTGTGCAAATGAGCCGGAAGTTGAGGCGTATGTAAAACAAACAATTGATCAATTTGGTAAGATCGATAGTTTCTTTAACAACGCTGGTGTGGAAGGAACGCAAAATCTGACAGAAGAGTATCCTGTAGACGAATTCGAACGCGTTGTGAACATCAACTTGAATGGCGTATTCTACGGCATGCGCCACGTATTGAAAGTAATGAAGGAGCAGGGCTATGGTTCTGTAGTAAATACAGCATCTGTAGGTGGTATCCGCGGAATCGGCAACCAGTCCGGTTATGCAGCAAGTAAGCATGGTGTAGTAGGTCTTACGAAAAACTCCGGTATCGAATACGGACAATTCGGTGTGAGCATCAAAGCCATTGCTCCAGGTGCCATCATGACTCCAATGGTTGAAGGATCCCTTCGTCAGCTTGGCGGAGATAACTGGGAAGAAGCGGGCAAGGAATTTGTCAGCGTTAACCCAATGAAACGCTTTGGTAAGCCGGAAGAAGTCGGTTATCTTGTTGCATTCCTTCTTTCCGATCAAGCAAACTTCATCAATGCTACTGTTGTACCAATTGATGGCGGACAATCTTATAAGTACTGA
- the thiS gene encoding sulfur carrier protein ThiS, producing MNIQLNGRQQELSADIKTIAQLLASLSLEKRIVIVELNKEIINKASYADQPIRNGDKVELIHFVGGG from the coding sequence GTGAATATTCAGCTGAATGGCAGGCAGCAGGAATTATCTGCTGATATCAAGACTATAGCTCAGCTGTTAGCATCACTTTCCCTGGAGAAAAGGATTGTGATTGTCGAACTGAACAAAGAGATCATTAATAAAGCTTCATATGCAGATCAGCCGATTAGAAATGGCGATAAAGTCGAGCTGATTCATTTTGTAGGAGGAGGATGA
- a CDS encoding DinB family protein: protein MKSSYMQEHFETIYLQRRRFEENIRKYSNREWMRPQPDKWSIGETYYHLYLLLKRFRQLNKVYIPVSKPFSVFKKRASYQTKIEDIYRAYREKHGKPMKAPSILLPPKGIESKVKFDQLKHDLHKETILLKIMVSEIDNAIAGHIRYPDPLAHYPNLIQSVQLIGIHEQHHFRLCQKYYL from the coding sequence ATGAAAAGCAGCTATATGCAGGAACATTTTGAGACTATATATCTGCAAAGGAGAAGGTTTGAGGAAAATATCCGTAAATACAGCAATAGAGAATGGATGAGGCCTCAACCAGACAAATGGTCTATCGGAGAAACATATTACCATCTTTATTTGCTGCTAAAACGATTCAGGCAGCTAAATAAAGTTTATATCCCTGTTAGTAAACCATTCTCTGTATTTAAGAAGCGAGCTAGCTACCAAACGAAGATAGAAGATATCTATAGAGCATACCGGGAAAAACACGGTAAACCGATGAAAGCACCTTCCATTCTGCTGCCGCCAAAAGGGATAGAGAGCAAGGTGAAATTTGATCAGCTAAAGCATGATCTTCATAAGGAAACAATTCTGCTCAAAATCATGGTCTCTGAAATAGATAATGCTATTGCCGGACATATCCGCTATCCTGACCCACTCGCGCATTACCCCAACTTAATCCAAAGTGTGCAGTTGATAGGGATTCATGAGCAGCACCATTTTCGCCTCTGTCAGAAATATTACCTTTAG
- the thiO gene encoding glycine oxidase ThiO: MKRSTEVAIVGGGIIGSAIAYYLAKAGHQVDLLEAGQVGSGSTQAAAGMLGAHSEYKEFGASLYPFARTSQRLYEQAEEDIRSLTGIDMERRPGGLLQLVFTEEETLNSPFSSLEGVTWLDRATVLKKVPGLSEAVSGALHMAEDVHVTPSIACKGFHTAARMLGARINAYTRVDEIVKESAHYRLRTSKGEWQADRVVIASGVWSNALLQRSGLGTPIFPVKGECIAVTNTQTPLTCSLFHDQHYIVPRNNNELIIGATKVKNDWSTEPTLGGLQTIMEKVRRMLPEVDKMPFLRSWAGLRPQTYDGKPLIGEHPEMNGLYIAAGHQRNGILLAPATGKMICDLISSNEVLEEWKEAFRVDRLNTGEEVLM, encoded by the coding sequence TTGAAGAGATCCACTGAAGTAGCAATTGTTGGAGGAGGTATCATCGGCAGTGCAATCGCTTATTATTTAGCGAAAGCAGGCCATCAAGTCGATTTGCTGGAAGCAGGCCAAGTCGGATCAGGCTCGACGCAAGCAGCAGCTGGTATGCTAGGTGCCCATTCAGAATATAAGGAATTCGGTGCTTCCCTTTATCCCTTTGCCCGTACTAGTCAAAGGCTCTATGAACAGGCAGAAGAGGATATTCGCTCTCTGACAGGGATAGACATGGAACGTCGCCCAGGTGGTTTATTACAGCTTGTTTTTACAGAAGAAGAAACATTGAACTCTCCGTTCTCTTCGTTGGAAGGAGTAACATGGCTGGATCGTGCAACTGTGTTAAAGAAAGTACCTGGTCTGTCAGAAGCGGTTTCAGGCGCTCTTCATATGGCAGAAGATGTGCATGTCACACCTTCAATTGCCTGCAAAGGATTCCATACAGCTGCCCGTATGCTAGGTGCCCGGATTAACGCTTATACCCGGGTCGATGAGATTGTGAAGGAATCCGCTCATTATCGGTTACGGACTTCCAAGGGAGAATGGCAAGCGGATCGTGTGGTGATTGCCAGCGGAGTTTGGAGTAATGCTCTGCTCCAGCGTTCAGGGTTGGGGACGCCGATTTTTCCAGTGAAGGGTGAGTGCATTGCTGTTACGAATACGCAAACTCCTCTTACATGCAGTTTATTCCATGATCAGCATTATATTGTTCCGCGTAACAACAATGAGCTGATCATAGGTGCAACAAAGGTCAAGAATGATTGGAGCACTGAGCCCACGCTTGGAGGATTACAGACTATCATGGAGAAAGTGAGAAGGATGCTGCCAGAGGTTGATAAAATGCCGTTCCTCAGAAGCTGGGCAGGTCTCAGACCTCAGACATACGATGGCAAGCCGCTGATTGGTGAGCATCCAGAAATGAATGGCTTGTATATCGCTGCTGGCCATCAGCGCAATGGCATTCTGCTTGCCCCAGCTACGGGCAAGATGATTTGTGATTTGATAAGCAGCAATGAAGTTCTGGAAGAATGGAAGGAAGCATTTCGTGTCGATAGATTGAACACTGGCGAGGAGGTATTGATGTGA
- a CDS encoding thiamine phosphate synthase, whose translation MAIKLMAVTDDAYEAADLRRILMEIHPYVDHVQIREKRKPAGTVYQLCKELLAEGLPAHKLWLNDRVDIALLLGLKQVHIPGHGLPPEELKKLYPDLRIGAPVHSFEEAIQAESVGVAYALYGHCFPTASKKGKSPQPLANLGYIRQNTHIPLYAIGGIDVERLAFLKAFELDGVAVMSSIFSAANPLDAVKKLREECLRLEEIH comes from the coding sequence ATGGCAATCAAATTGATGGCAGTAACTGATGATGCATATGAGGCAGCAGATTTAAGACGTATCTTGATGGAGATACACCCTTATGTCGACCATGTGCAGATCAGGGAGAAACGTAAGCCTGCTGGTACAGTGTATCAGCTTTGTAAGGAGCTTTTGGCCGAAGGGCTGCCAGCACACAAGCTTTGGCTTAATGACCGAGTGGATATAGCTTTGCTGCTTGGCTTGAAGCAAGTGCATATACCAGGTCATGGTCTTCCACCGGAAGAATTGAAAAAGCTGTATCCTGATTTGCGGATTGGTGCGCCTGTCCATTCGTTTGAAGAAGCAATACAGGCGGAGTCTGTCGGGGTGGCATACGCGCTGTATGGGCATTGTTTTCCGACAGCTAGTAAGAAGGGGAAATCACCGCAGCCATTAGCCAATTTAGGGTATATCCGTCAGAATACCCACATTCCGTTATACGCAATAGGAGGAATTGATGTGGAGCGATTGGCTTTTTTGAAAGCGTTTGAATTAGATGGGGTTGCTGTTATGAGTAGTATCTTTTCTGCTGCAAACCCGCTTGATGCCGTGAAGAAATTAAGGGAGGAGTGTCTGCGTCTTGAAGAGATCCACTGA